The DNA region AGATCAAGCTGGGGAAGAGCCGCCTCGATGACCTCTATCGCGATGGCCGCGAACTCGTGAGGGAAAACGTGCAGGCTGAGAACGCAACTATTCGCCAAGCGCGACAGAGGAAGCAGCGCACACAAGTCGCGGCTGGACAGGCGCGTTCGCTTGGCCAGACGCTTCAGGGTCGTATCGACGACTTGGGCAACTTCTTCGACGGCGTTAGTCGGAGGTCAATGACGTTTGCGGGAGCGGCTGCGATGCCGGAGGAACTCACGACCCCTGATTTCTGGGAGCGTGTTGCCTCTGGCGACGGCCCGCTCGTTGTGACATACAACGATCCGCAACTGGGAAGAGCCCGCACTGCAACGCTGTCGAGCGACGACATTGAACGTGTCATCGGCAAGAAGCTCGACTCTGCCGAGTGGGTCGCGGGTGAGCACACCGAGGCAGATGCCGCAATCCAGGGGGCCCTCACTCGGCGTGAGTTCCTCGCGCGAGCAGACATGAGCGACCTGTTCGCTCGGGAGGAGTTTTCGGCCGACATCGACGGAGAGGATTTGTCATTCGCCGGGCACGCAAAGAAGCGGCTCACCTCAGAGTTTGCTGTGCAGCTCGTCAAGGCGGGGTACATCGACCGCAACTTCACGCTCTACACGTCGACGTTCTACGACGACCGAGTCAGTACCAACGCCACTAACTTCATCCTCAAGAGCGTCGACCGCCACACGATCGATATGCATTTCGCACTCACGGCTGAGGACGTAGCGACGCTGCTGCGCGAGCGTGGTCGCAGCATCCTTACCGAGAAGGCTATCTACAACGTCGACGTTCTCGACTACCTGTTAACTTCCGACACAGACGGGCTTGCTGCCGTAGTCGGCGAACTCGTGAAGTTTGGGGATGACGAGCGCGATCTAGTCCTCACCTACATGGAGTCCGGTGACAGTCCGGCTGAATTGGTGGCGGCAATGGCTCCCCTATGGAAGTCGGTCTTCACCTTCCTCGCGTCCGAAGCGGGCGTTGATAGCGAGGTGCAGGTCAAGTTGATCGACGCAGCCCTTCGATCCACGGACAAACGTGTGGCATATGAGACGAACGCTCAGGTCGGTGCACTCCTTGTTTCGAGTGCGCCCCATCTTGGCGTCTGCGTCGCAGACGATACCTCGGAGTCCACGGCCCACGTCATTGCGACATTGCTGACGGGTTCGGACGTAGCGCTCGCCTCGCTCGCAGGGTTGGGACGCCCCGTGCTTCGGGCAGTCGTAGAGGCTGGTTGCTATGAGATCACCCGGGAGAATTTGGTCCTTGCGCTCGAAAATCAGGCCAACGGGCTCAGCCTCGACGCCATCAAGGGCGCGAACGAACTGGTGTACAAGCGGGTACTCACCGACCTCAGGGCGTACCTGACCGTTCTCGAGGAAGGAGAGGAGACAATCCTCGATGCTGCCGCGTTTGGCAGCATCCTCGGGGACCTTTTCAGTGCCGACGAAGACGCACTTCCGTCTGTGCTGGAGCACGCGAACGCAGGCTGTATTGCGTATGACCTCTCGAAAGTCGCGGCCGAGACGTGGCCAGTTCTTGCGGACTACTCGCGTTTCCCAATCACCTTCGATAACGTCGTTGCCTACGTTGACGAATACGACGTTGACGACCGTCTGGGTTTGCGGCTCGAAGCGCAGGGAAGCATCACGGTTGATGCGAGACCTGAGGAGCAAGCGAAGGTTGACCTGGCTCTTGCGATTCTGGGTGCCTCGGATGTCTTGCCGGAGGCTCAGTTGCGCGCAGCTCTCGTGGGGAGCCTCGACCTCGCTGGATACCTCGTGGCATCCGAGCTGCCTGATCACTCTGGTGAGTTGATCGGTTGGCTCATCGCCGAGAACGTCATTGGCGACGATGCGGAGTCGTTCGCGGTGATTGCGGCGGCAGACCTTCGCGGACGTGCCTTGGCCATTAGCAAATCGCGGGAGTTCAGGAACTTCATGACGCCGGCTGAGGTGACGCCTGATCAGGTCGGCAGCATTGTGGCGAGTGCGCTTGTGCCGACACCCATCAAGTCCGCGATCCTCGAACGACTTGCCGACTTCACCGTAGGCACTCCGCGCATCGGACTCCAGAAGATTGCTCAGTACGCTGTTGATAAGCGGCGTGCACTCACCCTCGACGAAACAGCGCGGCTCGCCGCCGAAGGCGTCACCGCCACAGTCGTGGTGTCACTGCTGCGTAGCCATCTGCCATCGATCAATGTTGCGGCGTTGTCGAGTATTTTGACGTCCCTTGGTCAGGACTACGCGTTTCTCGCCACCAAGAGCGGGAAGCACCCGACTTTCCCGAATAACGTCGCACACCGAGAACTTGCGGAGCGACTCGAACTGCTTCAACTCGCAAGTTCCTGGGAAGCCAAGGATGGGCGTGTCAAGATCCGAATGCGACGCCGGTAGCCGTGACCAGAGTTCGTTCGAATCGCCGCGGTGGGCTCCCTTCGTTACAACAGCGCACTTTGGCACAGGTACGTCGCGGGGGACCCTGCACCGCTATCCCGGAACGTCGGAAGAGGAGACGGTCCCCTCAAAGAGCCGCCGCTACGCCCCCTGCATGCTCTCCGAAGCTCCAGCGACGACCTGCCCGATTTCACGGCACGAGCGGACGGAGTCGGTCTCGGCCACCTGCTTGAATTCGGCGGCCACCTCGGTGAAGGAGTCGAGCGCAGGGTCGACGCCCACGAGCGTGAAGGGGCGCTGGACGACGCGCAGGTCGAGCCCCCAGACATCCTCGAGGGCGCGTCGCAGCCACGGGCTTGAGTGGTCCCAACCCTCCTTTGGTGAGCCGAGCACGGTGACGAGCGTCGCGGGCTTACCTCGCAGCGCCGTGCTACGAGGATCCATGTAGGCAATGTCGAACCAAGTCTTGAAGTGCTGCGAGACCCCGTAGTTCTACAAGGGCACCGCGAATACGAGTGCGTCGGCCTCGATCATCTCGTCGGCGATCTCCGTTGCCAGGGCGCGCACGGCGTACGGTCCGGCCGGGCAGGTGATCCTCGCGGGGAGGTGCCAGTTCGCGATGAGGCGGCAGGCATGATGCGGTGCCGCGAGTCATACGTCGGCCCCACAATCAATCTATGACGCGACGCGGACTCATCCTGTTCGGCTCCCTGGGCGTGGCCTGGGGCATTCCGTACCTCTTCATCAAGATCGCCGTGGGGGAACTCGCTCCGGAGGTCGTGGTGCTGGCCCGGTCGGCACTTGCGGCCGTGCTCCTGCTTCCCATCGCGGCGTTCCGCCACGAGATCGCGCCGGTGCTGAGGCGCTGGCGGCCGATGCTCGTTTACACGGTGGTCGAGATGGTGATCCCCTGGTATCTGCTCAGTTCCGCCGAGACGAGGCTTCCCAGTTCCACGACGGGTTTGCTCATCGCCGCTGTTCCTCTCGCAGGGATCGCGGTTGCGTGGGCGCTGGGGAAGCCGACGCAATTTCGCGGATGGAACTGGGTAGGCATCGCCGTGGGCATGGCTGGCGTGGGGGCACTCGTCGGCTTCGATGTGCACGGCTCCAACCTGAGCGCGGTGGCCGAGGTGGCGGTGGTGGTCGTCGGTTACGCGTTGGGCCCCGCCGTCCTGGCGCACTGGGTGCCGGAATTGCCGGGCGTGGGTGTGGCCGCGGTGTCTCTCGCCGCGGTGGCCGTCATCTACACACCTGTGGTGGCGCTGCGCGGATCGTGGCCCATTGCGTGGCCTTCCGGAGGGGTGGTGACGTCGATCGTGGTGCTCGCGGTCGTGTGCTCGGCGCTGGCCTTTGTGATGATGATCGCGCTCATCGGGGAGATCGGGCCGGTGCGCAGCACAGCCATCACGTATGTGAATCCGGCGGTGGCGATATTCGCGGGTGTGCTCTTCCTGAGTGAGCGGCTCACCATCTGGAAGGTGCTTGGCCTCGCGCTCGTGCTCGGCGGCTCGGCGCTCGCCACGCGCCACCGGCCCATCCCGGCCGTGCCGCTCGACCCAACTGTTGACGAGGCCCTCGCGGCGACGGGGCGTTAGTCTGATGTTAGTGTCAGAATAGAGGGCTTGACCGCTGGCCAAGAGCGCGCAAGTACGTTAATCTGAGGAAAACGTCAGGATAGGAACGGGAACACCGCACAGACGGTTCAGCATTCGATAAACTGACGAAAACGTCAGATTGGGCATCTTCCATGGTTCTGCAACGTCAGTCCCGTCAGTCGGCGGCCCGTCGCGCCGCGGAGCGCGGGGCACTCGGCGCCATCGTGGCTGCCCGGCGCCAGGAACTGGGCCTGAGTCAAACTGAACTCGGTGACCTCGCGGGGGTTTCCTACCGCATCGTTCATCATCTCGAATCTGGCCGCTCGGACACGTCGCTCAAGCGAGTCGTAGCCGTCCTTGAGACGCTTGGGCTCCACTTGACCATCGAACGCGGCGCGGCTCCCGAGGTGCGCGCAGGTTGCGACATCGCCACGCAGTTCAACCTCGAGGCCGTCACCGCACCACCCGCTGGGCCGCCGAGCCAGGCAGCACCATGAGCGCCGTGTCCGCTGGCGATGAGTCACCGCGCCCGCCAGCCCTCGAGGACCTCAAGACGCTCCAAAGCGCTGAGGTCTTCAAGCAGGGTGCCCTGGCTGGCCACTTGACCCGCAACTCCCATGGCGGGGTGGACTTTGCCTACACGCAGGAATGGGTCGACTGGGGACGGGCACCCGTCGCCACCACGTTGCCCGTCACGGTCGAGCCCGTCGTCACCGCTGCCGGGGCACTACCGCCCTTCTTCTCCGGACTGTTGCCCGAGGGAAGGCGGCTGAGCACACTGAGGCGAGCGACCAAGACCTCCCCAGACGATGAACTGACGCTCCTGCTCGCCGTGGGTGCAGACACGGTCGGGGACGTGCGCGTGGTGGCCGATGGCTGGCAGGACACCCCCGTCGAACCCCACCTGAGCGTCGGCGATTTTTCGGCAGTGCGCTTTGCCGACATTCGTCAGGAACTCACCACCGAGGTGGATCGCGTGGGATTGCCCGGCGTTCAGGACAAGGTGAGTGCCAGGATGATCAACCTCCCCGCCACCGCGGCGGGCGCGAACGTGGTGCTCAAACTCAACCCCCCGGAGCTCAA from Demequina lutea includes:
- a CDS encoding YobI family P-loop NTPase → MKQRILIATRRLINGVRSWKNDEEQKAPILLPLTPAYESDKHQVYLGVIEAALNDPERSVLNIAVTGSYGVGKSSILMEVARRHRRKVVSVSLATLGFPDDDQVPEQKKAPQAATKTNRIQKEIVKQLLYSQDPSKMPGFRYHRTTGFRLWRSVSLCALLSVPVAIVFLLAGWTQTIGALIPNVSEHKWLPHLVVFSGSTALLTALLAAFHNRIQIERLGTGAASIVLSPKSATYFDEYLDEIVYFFETAKRDIVIFEDIDRFDDAHIFETLRSLNSILNGAKQLKGRRIRFIYAVKDSIFDELGARAAKEELRLRESAGDASTARAVNRQRDDAAEAEVARANRTKFFNLVVPVVPFVTHRSARDLLVQTMDKDLDHGISDELIDLAARYVADMRLIKNIRNEYAIFKRLVLDAGDIDLKPDKLFAMVLYKSTHLADFEEIKLGKSRLDDLYRDGRELVRENVQAENATIRQARQRKQRTQVAAGQARSLGQTLQGRIDDLGNFFDGVSRRSMTFAGAAAMPEELTTPDFWERVASGDGPLVVTYNDPQLGRARTATLSSDDIERVIGKKLDSAEWVAGEHTEADAAIQGALTRREFLARADMSDLFAREEFSADIDGEDLSFAGHAKKRLTSEFAVQLVKAGYIDRNFTLYTSTFYDDRVSTNATNFILKSVDRHTIDMHFALTAEDVATLLRERGRSILTEKAIYNVDVLDYLLTSDTDGLAAVVGELVKFGDDERDLVLTYMESGDSPAELVAAMAPLWKSVFTFLASEAGVDSEVQVKLIDAALRSTDKRVAYETNAQVGALLVSSAPHLGVCVADDTSESTAHVIATLLTGSDVALASLAGLGRPVLRAVVEAGCYEITRENLVLALENQANGLSLDAIKGANELVYKRVLTDLRAYLTVLEEGEETILDAAAFGSILGDLFSADEDALPSVLEHANAGCIAYDLSKVAAETWPVLADYSRFPITFDNVVAYVDEYDVDDRLGLRLEAQGSITVDARPEEQAKVDLALAILGASDVLPEAQLRAALVGSLDLAGYLVASELPDHSGELIGWLIAENVIGDDAESFAVIAAADLRGRALAISKSREFRNFMTPAEVTPDQVGSIVASALVPTPIKSAILERLADFTVGTPRIGLQKIAQYAVDKRRALTLDETARLAAEGVTATVVVSLLRSHLPSINVAALSSILTSLGQDYAFLATKSGKHPTFPNNVAHRELAERLELLQLASSWEAKDGRVKIRMRRR
- a CDS encoding DMT family transporter, which gives rise to MTRRGLILFGSLGVAWGIPYLFIKIAVGELAPEVVVLARSALAAVLLLPIAAFRHEIAPVLRRWRPMLVYTVVEMVIPWYLLSSAETRLPSSTTGLLIAAVPLAGIAVAWALGKPTQFRGWNWVGIAVGMAGVGALVGFDVHGSNLSAVAEVAVVVVGYALGPAVLAHWVPELPGVGVAAVSLAAVAVIYTPVVALRGSWPIAWPSGGVVTSIVVLAVVCSALAFVMMIALIGEIGPVRSTAITYVNPAVAIFAGVLFLSERLTIWKVLGLALVLGGSALATRHRPIPAVPLDPTVDEALAATGR
- a CDS encoding helix-turn-helix domain-containing protein — translated: MVLQRQSRQSAARRAAERGALGAIVAARRQELGLSQTELGDLAGVSYRIVHHLESGRSDTSLKRVVAVLETLGLHLTIERGAAPEVRAGCDIATQFNLEAVTAPPAGPPSQAAP